The Flavobacteriales bacterium DNA window ATGTATATGTTTAGAGTACGTTCAACAGCTTGAACCATAAGAAGCATCAATTTGTAATAGTTTCCATTATTGGCTGCATTTAAAGCAGTATAATATTTTTTTCTATCGTTTCTAAGGATGATAGCAGGTGGAAAACCATAAGTCATTAAAAGAAGGTTCATACACAAACGAGCAGTACGGCCATTACCATCAAAAAATGGGTGAATCCAAACCAGTTTGTGGTGAAAAACCGCAGCCAATTCAATAACATTTAGGTTCAATGGATTGTTTTCTGTAAAAGCCATCAATTCATCAAGCAAAAGAGATACTTTTTGAGCATTAGGCGGTATAAAATTTGCGCCAGAAATACGCACTCCTCCATTACGAATACGACCTGCCTGTTCATCTTCGATAGAACGAAGAATGAGAGCATGTAAAGCTAGAAGAGTATTGATAGAAAGAGGTGTTTTATTAGACACATATTCATCAAGTAAGTGAAGTGCTGTTTCGTGGTTTTTAGCTTCAAAATGTTCTCTAAGTGATTTTCCTTTTATCGTTATACCTTCTTGCAACACCATTTGAGTTTCTCTTAGACTAAGGGTATTACCTTCAATACTATTGGAATTATAGGTCCATTCTATAGCAAGACTTTCTTTTAATTTGAGAAGGGCACCACTAGGCAATGGACGGTTATTTTGAAGCTGTTTTTGCTTATCAAACAAGCGTTCAAATGTACTTTCTAGCTCTGCTCTATATGTTAAATCTATACTCCACACCCAACAAAGATACTTAATTATCGGTTATAATCAAAAACACATTAAACGATATTAGTATTTTTGAACAAAAACACTACATTCTACTAAATGATAAAAATTGAATTTAAAAAATAAGGTGAAATCCGCACAAGAATTATTCTTTCTCAAGATTTTCTAAACGTTGCAATACATCGTGAAGGGTTTCCTTTAGAGTTTGATTTTCTATTTCAAGTCTATCATTTTGAGATTTTAACTCCTTCACTGAATTAACCAAAGCTCCAATAATCGGACGATCAGCAAGGGTAAAATAACCTCTGTCGTCAGTACTT harbors:
- a CDS encoding Fic family protein gives rise to the protein MWSIDLTYRAELESTFERLFDKQKQLQNNRPLPSGALLKLKESLAIEWTYNSNSIEGNTLSLRETQMVLQEGITIKGKSLREHFEAKNHETALHLLDEYVSNKTPLSINTLLALHALILRSIEDEQAGRIRNGGVRISGANFIPPNAQKVSLLLDELMAFTENNPLNLNVIELAAVFHHKLVWIHPFFDGNGRTARLCMNLLLMTYGFPPAIILRNDRKKYYTALNAANNGNYYKLMLLMVQAVERTLNIYIAALPGADYGFDEIANIVKEDDVPYCQEYVSLLARQGKIDAYKEGKNWLTSKDAIHNYMSQRKRKR